In a single window of the Bacillus mycoides genome:
- the yunB gene encoding sporulation protein YunB: MGIFRSKNSRFRRGPISFRYILLISFIIFIVMVVQGLWIVNKSIQPTLIKYGETETHKMATAVMTKAVKDRINEGFDVDSLMKVQTDRNGKVSTIDLNTKQVNEILTSTTAYIEKYLQQVEKGDTKALGIFEENGVSMSVPFGRITDNALLGNIGPDIPINFTPIGHVNTDIKQLVEPQGINNTAIKIIMEVEVTLQVMIPLRTKEIKVKQNIPIATRIVQGEVPTYYGSGGVAVPDKKKTDN, encoded by the coding sequence ATGGGCATATTTCGTTCGAAAAATTCGCGGTTTCGAAGGGGACCGATTTCCTTTCGGTATATACTGCTTATTTCATTTATTATTTTTATCGTAATGGTAGTTCAAGGTTTATGGATTGTAAATAAAAGTATTCAGCCAACGTTAATTAAGTATGGGGAAACAGAGACTCATAAAATGGCAACAGCAGTTATGACGAAAGCGGTAAAAGACCGGATTAATGAAGGGTTTGATGTAGATTCATTAATGAAAGTACAAACGGATAGGAACGGGAAAGTATCTACAATTGATTTAAATACAAAACAAGTAAATGAAATATTAACATCGACTACTGCATACATAGAAAAATATTTACAACAAGTAGAAAAAGGGGATACGAAAGCACTTGGTATTTTTGAAGAGAATGGGGTATCTATGTCAGTTCCTTTTGGACGCATAACTGATAATGCGCTTCTTGGTAATATAGGACCAGATATTCCGATTAATTTTACGCCAATTGGTCATGTGAATACGGATATTAAACAATTAGTTGAGCCGCAAGGAATTAATAATACAGCGATCAAAATTATTATGGAAGTGGAAGTGACGTTACAAGTTATGATTCCGTTACGCACGAAAGAAATTAAAGTGAAGCAAAACATTCCGATTGCGACGCGCATCGTTCAAGGTGAAGTGCCTACTTATTACGGAAGCGGGGGAGTTGCTGTACCAGATAAAAAGAAAACGGATAATTAG
- a CDS encoding PadR family transcriptional regulator: MDKEILKGSIDILLLSIIKQHDTYGYEIIQRLKENSNDLYTMSQGTLYPALKRLEQKDLINSYWGESETGMKRKFYRITTNGKKILEEKLTAWDSVTALIKTCQKGALN, from the coding sequence ATGGATAAAGAGATATTAAAAGGAAGTATTGATATTTTACTTCTCTCCATCATTAAACAGCACGATACGTACGGATATGAAATTATTCAAAGGCTAAAAGAAAACAGCAATGATCTATACACAATGAGCCAAGGTACACTCTATCCAGCACTCAAACGTTTGGAACAAAAGGATTTAATAAATTCATACTGGGGTGAATCTGAAACTGGTATGAAACGAAAATTTTATCGCATTACTACGAACGGAAAGAAAATTTTAGAAGAAAAACTAACAGCGTGGGATTCAGTTACAGCTCTTATTAAAACTTGTCAGAAAGGAGCTTTAAATTAA
- a CDS encoding bifunctional metallophosphatase/5'-nucleotidase: MSRFVQGEKRRRQEAGETVLTVDIGDHVDRFHSISEATNGLGNTKLLNEALYDYVTIGNNEGITLAKEHLNRLYDAAGFEVLVANLFEKEGVRPAWAQPYKLHTTTDGITIAFIGLTVAYPEFYHMLDWHIEDPIIHLESILEEVKDTAHITVVLSHLGKSMDEYMAEHYDIDVILGAHTHHLFERGVLVDNTLLCCCEKWGHYVGHVQLTVDKETKRLLKKDGRAIKTERLGAYSEPLSTIEMLKEESKQIMAEPVVHLKESLLVDWFKETTFSHMLASALKEWCNADVGMVNAGVLLEGLNEGVVTRGDIHRICPHPINPCLLKVPGKTLREVILKARRPNMENLEVKGFGFRGKVMGKMIYDGLEVIPDTIPGNKILLEDVLINGESLELDRIYTVGTIDMFTFGYLYPELSTLSDKQYYMPELLRDVLTDMLITYTSSVKL, from the coding sequence ATTTCTCGGTTTGTACAAGGGGAGAAAAGGCGAAGACAGGAAGCGGGAGAGACTGTTTTAACTGTGGATATTGGCGATCATGTGGATCGTTTTCATAGTATTTCGGAAGCGACAAATGGACTTGGGAATACAAAATTATTAAATGAGGCGTTATATGATTATGTAACGATCGGAAATAATGAAGGAATTACATTGGCGAAAGAGCATTTGAATCGTCTATATGATGCTGCTGGGTTTGAGGTGCTCGTAGCGAATTTATTTGAAAAAGAAGGTGTACGTCCAGCGTGGGCGCAGCCTTATAAATTACATACAACGACAGATGGGATTACGATTGCCTTTATTGGATTAACGGTAGCTTATCCAGAGTTTTATCATATGTTAGATTGGCATATTGAAGATCCAATCATCCATTTAGAGTCTATTTTAGAAGAAGTTAAGGATACAGCTCATATTACTGTTGTGCTTTCTCATCTTGGAAAAAGTATGGATGAGTATATGGCGGAGCATTATGATATAGATGTTATTTTAGGGGCACATACGCATCATTTATTTGAGCGCGGTGTTCTTGTGGATAATACTTTGCTTTGCTGTTGTGAAAAGTGGGGACATTACGTTGGTCACGTTCAGCTTACTGTGGATAAAGAGACGAAGAGACTGTTGAAAAAAGACGGTAGAGCGATTAAGACAGAACGGTTAGGTGCTTATAGCGAGCCGTTATCCACAATTGAAATGCTAAAGGAAGAAAGTAAACAGATAATGGCTGAGCCTGTCGTTCATTTAAAAGAATCATTGCTGGTTGATTGGTTTAAGGAGACGACGTTTTCTCATATGTTGGCAAGTGCACTTAAAGAGTGGTGTAATGCGGATGTTGGGATGGTAAATGCTGGTGTACTTCTTGAGGGATTAAATGAAGGTGTTGTGACGCGCGGAGATATTCACAGAATTTGTCCACATCCAATTAATCCATGTTTATTAAAAGTGCCAGGAAAAACGTTACGAGAAGTTATTTTGAAAGCGCGTCGTCCGAATATGGAGAACCTTGAGGTGAAAGGATTCGGATTTCGTGGAAAAGTAATGGGGAAAATGATTTACGATGGTTTGGAAGTGATTCCAGATACGATTCCAGGGAATAAAATTTTACTAGAAGATGTATTGATTAACGGCGAATCGCTGGAATTAGACCGGATATATACGGTAGGGACGATTGATATGTTTACATTCGGATACTTATACCCAGAGCTATCCACACTTTCTGACAAACAATATTATATGCCGGAATTGCTTAGAGATGTACTAACAGACATGTTGATAACTTATACATCTTCAGTCAAACTATAG
- a CDS encoding YunC family protein, giving the protein MVNVEPIIIDNYTFIAVSVKLPKTNLLAVMSDKGYIMCGALDVGLLNEKLGDRGIIAGRAVGVRTIEQLLEAPLESVTTGAEALGIPVGTIGKDALLKMR; this is encoded by the coding sequence ATGGTTAATGTAGAGCCAATTATAATTGATAACTATACGTTCATTGCTGTTAGCGTAAAACTTCCAAAGACAAATTTGCTAGCTGTAATGAGCGATAAAGGATATATTATGTGCGGTGCTTTAGATGTAGGTCTTCTAAATGAGAAGTTAGGTGATCGAGGAATTATTGCTGGCCGTGCGGTTGGTGTAAGAACGATTGAACAACTTCTTGAAGCACCGCTGGAATCAGTAACGACTGGAGCCGAAGCTTTAGGTATTCCGGTAGGCACAATCGGAAAAGATGCACTATTAAAAATGAGATAA
- a CDS encoding VanZ family protein — protein MTIEEYIKSIVQKTNLSQPDRDELYFEIYDHLTSLKQEFLDQGKSEEEATTLAIQNFGEASTLGTEIEKAMQSSTQKYVQWIGWGLFLPYSFVLLFKLLLGRPAFYFGNLKYFFETGDWHSIHGGLINLVPFRSTIRYLSGFDLTHLLDPYNIDIVLMNTLGNVIIFIPFGFLLPLLFKQINNVKMASKIFIKFILLIESLQLLTFTGVFDIDDIILNMLGALIGYGSFIGMKHIWERIKSVDKVDTI, from the coding sequence ATGACGATTGAAGAATATATAAAGAGTATCGTTCAAAAAACAAACCTATCGCAACCTGATAGAGACGAACTTTACTTCGAAATTTACGATCATCTTACAAGTTTAAAACAAGAATTTCTTGATCAAGGAAAATCTGAAGAAGAAGCTACTACATTAGCCATTCAAAACTTCGGAGAAGCCTCTACTTTAGGAACTGAAATTGAAAAAGCGATGCAATCTTCTACGCAAAAATATGTACAGTGGATTGGTTGGGGATTATTTTTACCGTATTCATTTGTTTTATTATTTAAACTGTTGCTCGGGAGGCCAGCTTTTTACTTTGGTAATCTGAAGTACTTCTTTGAAACAGGTGACTGGCATTCTATACACGGTGGGTTAATAAACTTAGTTCCTTTCAGAAGTACAATCCGCTATTTAAGTGGATTCGATCTAACACATCTACTAGATCCTTATAATATAGACATCGTACTTATGAATACATTAGGAAACGTCATCATATTTATCCCATTCGGATTCCTACTACCTTTATTATTTAAACAAATTAACAATGTAAAAATGGCGTCTAAAATTTTCATTAAGTTTATTTTATTAATTGAATCGTTACAACTCCTTACTTTTACTGGTGTTTTTGATATTGATGACATCATATTGAATATGCTAGGTGCTTTAATTGGATATGGTTCTTTCATTGGGATGAAACATATTTGGGAGCGTATTAAATCTGTGGATAAGGTGGATACGATTTAG